From Neosynechococcus sphagnicola sy1, the proteins below share one genomic window:
- a CDS encoding flagellar assembly protein H codes for MYDDTCRFLAEHFSADFASWLLGKSVALTEIQPSELSLDPIRADAMILLQSEESILHIEFQTLPKEEIPFRMLDYRVRGQRRYKGKPIRQVVIYLKPTTSELAYQTSYVLERTHHEFDVIRLWEQPASLFIQYPGLLPFAALGQSESPAEMLCQVAQIVDQIEDTATQANLMAASEILAGLRLEEDVIYRLVRRDIMQESVIYRSIRDEKTREIALNLLRGGVDISLIASSTGLSVEEIRKLQQQVGDKSPQS; via the coding sequence ATGTATGACGATACCTGCCGATTCCTTGCCGAACACTTCTCCGCCGATTTCGCCAGTTGGCTGCTGGGAAAGTCTGTTGCCCTAACAGAGATCCAACCCTCTGAACTTTCCCTCGACCCGATTCGAGCCGATGCGATGATTCTGCTTCAGTCTGAGGAATCCATCCTGCACATCGAGTTTCAAACGCTGCCAAAGGAGGAAATCCCATTTCGGATGTTGGATTATCGGGTTCGAGGGCAGCGACGCTATAAAGGTAAACCCATCCGGCAGGTGGTGATTTATCTGAAGCCTACTACTTCTGAACTCGCTTATCAGACCAGCTATGTGTTAGAACGCACTCATCATGAATTTGATGTGATTCGGCTGTGGGAGCAACCTGCCTCACTCTTTATACAATATCCTGGGCTACTGCCCTTTGCTGCATTGGGACAGAGCGAAAGTCCAGCAGAGATGTTGTGTCAAGTAGCTCAAATTGTGGATCAGATTGAGGACACCGCGACACAAGCAAACCTGATGGCAGCCTCAGAAATTCTAGCTGGGTTAAGATTGGAAGAGGACGTAATTTATCGATTGGTACGGAGGGACATCATGCAAGAATCTGTGATTTACCGTTCAATTCGGGATGAAAAGACGCGGGAAATCGCGCTCAATCTTTTACGAGGAGGCGTAGATATCAGTCTTATCGCGTCTTCAACAGGTTTATCAGTCGAGGAAATCCGTAAACTTCAACAGCAAGTAGGGGATAAGTCTCCACAAAGTTAA